The proteins below are encoded in one region of Microbacterium pygmaeum:
- a CDS encoding ABC transporter substrate-binding protein translates to MSLHSSGRGRLGLALGAFGATALLLAGCAGGGGGTATDDAASGDPLIVGTTDKVTTLDPAGSYDNGSLAVQTQVFPYLVNTNYNETEVVPDLAETAEFTSPTEYTVTLPEGLKWANGNDLTSADVKFSFDRNLAIADPNGASSLLYNLDSVEAPDDTTVVFKLKAENDQVFPFILTSFPGAIVDDEVFSADAITPDQDIVDANAFGGPYAITSYDFNKTVEFTPNENYQGLLDAPVNSGVILSYFAESSNLKLAVQEGDIDVAYRSLSSTDVADLSTNDDVQVIDGPGGEIRYIVFNFDTQPYGATTAEADPAKALAVRQAVADLVDRDAISEQVYKGTYTPLYSFVPDGFNGATQVLKELYGDGNGGPDADKAKATLEAAGVTTPVALSLQYSPDHYGPSSGDEYALVKSQLEESGLFTVDLKSTEWVQYSKDRTADVYPAYQLGWFPDYSDADNYLTPFFLTDNFLGNHFSDQQTEDLILQQAVETDPAARTQEIEDIQARVGELLSTVPLLQGAQVAVAGTGVDGVILDASFKFRFAPLTK, encoded by the coding sequence ATGTCACTGCACTCCAGCGGGCGCGGCCGTCTCGGTCTCGCTCTGGGCGCCTTCGGCGCCACCGCACTCCTCCTCGCCGGCTGCGCCGGTGGCGGCGGCGGCACAGCCACGGACGACGCCGCTTCCGGCGATCCGCTGATCGTCGGAACGACCGATAAGGTCACGACGCTCGACCCGGCCGGCTCCTACGACAACGGCTCGCTCGCCGTCCAGACCCAGGTCTTCCCCTACCTGGTCAACACGAACTACAACGAGACCGAGGTCGTGCCCGACCTGGCCGAAACGGCCGAGTTCACCTCGCCCACCGAGTACACGGTCACGCTGCCCGAGGGTCTGAAGTGGGCCAACGGCAACGACCTGACCTCGGCCGACGTCAAGTTCTCGTTCGACCGCAACCTCGCCATCGCCGACCCGAACGGCGCATCGAGCCTGCTGTACAACCTCGACAGCGTCGAGGCGCCCGACGACACCACCGTCGTCTTCAAGCTGAAGGCGGAGAACGACCAGGTGTTCCCGTTCATCCTGACCAGCTTCCCCGGCGCGATCGTCGACGACGAGGTGTTCTCGGCCGACGCGATCACGCCCGACCAGGACATCGTCGACGCGAACGCCTTCGGCGGCCCGTACGCGATCACCTCGTACGACTTCAACAAGACCGTCGAGTTCACGCCCAACGAGAATTACCAGGGTCTCCTGGACGCGCCCGTGAACAGCGGCGTCATCCTCAGCTACTTCGCCGAGTCGTCCAACCTCAAGCTCGCCGTGCAGGAGGGCGACATCGACGTGGCGTACCGGAGCCTCTCCTCGACCGACGTCGCCGACCTGTCGACGAACGACGACGTGCAGGTCATCGACGGCCCCGGCGGCGAGATCCGCTACATCGTCTTCAACTTCGACACGCAGCCGTACGGCGCCACCACCGCGGAGGCCGACCCGGCCAAAGCGCTGGCCGTCCGCCAGGCGGTCGCCGACCTCGTCGACCGCGACGCGATCTCGGAGCAGGTCTACAAGGGCACGTACACGCCGCTGTACTCGTTCGTTCCGGACGGGTTCAACGGCGCCACCCAGGTGCTCAAGGAGCTCTACGGCGATGGCAACGGCGGCCCGGATGCCGACAAGGCCAAGGCAACCCTCGAGGCCGCCGGCGTCACCACGCCGGTCGCGCTGAGCCTGCAGTACAGCCCCGACCACTACGGACCCTCGTCGGGTGACGAGTACGCACTGGTCAAGTCGCAGCTCGAGGAGAGCGGCCTGTTCACCGTCGACCTCAAGTCGACCGAGTGGGTCCAGTACTCGAAGGACCGCACCGCGGACGTGTACCCCGCGTACCAGCTCGGCTGGTTCCCGGACTACTCGGATGCCGACAACTACCTGACCCCGTTCTTCCTGACGGACAACTTCCTGGGCAACCACTTCAGCGACCAGCAGACGGAGGACCTCATCCTCCAGCAGGCCGTGGAGACCGACCCGGCAGCGCGTACCCAGGAGATCGAGGACATCCAGGCGCGGGTCGGCGAGCTGCTCTCCACGGTGCCGCTCCTGCAGGGCGCACAGGTCGCTGTGGCCGGAACCGGCGTCGACGGGGTCATCCTCGACGCGTCGTTCAAGTTCCGCTTCGCGCCGCTCACCAAGTAG
- a CDS encoding ABC transporter permease has product MTTSEVAAVEEPPPFLARRRPRSGGTLGRYLLVRALLIIPTVLILVTLVFFLIRLTGDPITAALGGRLPADQLQERIHEAGYDRPVIVQYFEYLGQVFTGNFGTTITDNRLVTDVLVTYGTATLELVVYALLIAFIVGIPLGMIAAAKRDHAPDAALRVSAILFYATPVFFAGLLAKLVFSVWLGWFPVSGRADVRTEIALSREGNTGFYLIDAIASGNPAYVQDVLSHAVLPAMVLGLLTAGIFLRLVRTNVISTFNMPYVDAARSRGISEYRLVRKHAYKPALIPIITVIGLQIALLLGGAVLTETTFEWQGLGFQLTKYLAARDFVAVQGIVALIAILVALTNFVVDVIAAFLDPRVRY; this is encoded by the coding sequence ATGACGACGAGCGAGGTCGCAGCGGTCGAAGAGCCGCCACCGTTCCTGGCACGGCGCAGACCGAGATCGGGAGGCACCCTCGGCCGGTACCTCCTGGTGCGGGCGCTGCTGATCATCCCGACCGTGCTGATCCTGGTCACGCTCGTCTTCTTCCTGATCCGCCTCACCGGCGACCCGATCACCGCTGCACTCGGCGGGCGCTTGCCGGCCGACCAGCTGCAGGAGCGGATCCACGAGGCCGGCTACGACCGGCCGGTCATCGTGCAGTACTTCGAGTACCTCGGTCAGGTCTTCACCGGCAACTTCGGTACGACGATCACGGACAACCGTCTCGTCACCGACGTGCTCGTGACCTACGGCACCGCCACTCTCGAGCTCGTCGTCTACGCCCTGCTGATCGCCTTCATCGTCGGCATCCCGCTCGGCATGATCGCGGCGGCCAAGCGAGACCACGCGCCTGACGCGGCACTCCGCGTCAGCGCGATCCTCTTCTATGCGACCCCGGTGTTCTTCGCGGGGCTGCTCGCGAAGCTCGTCTTCTCGGTCTGGCTCGGCTGGTTCCCCGTGAGCGGGCGCGCCGACGTGCGCACCGAGATCGCGCTCAGCCGGGAGGGCAACACCGGCTTCTACCTGATCGACGCGATCGCCTCCGGCAACCCGGCCTACGTGCAGGACGTGCTTTCGCACGCAGTGCTGCCGGCCATGGTCCTCGGCCTGCTGACGGCCGGGATCTTCCTGCGCCTGGTGCGCACCAACGTGATCAGCACCTTCAACATGCCGTATGTCGATGCTGCTCGGTCAAGGGGCATCAGCGAGTACCGGCTGGTGCGCAAACACGCCTACAAGCCCGCCCTCATCCCGATCATCACCGTCATCGGCCTGCAGATCGCGCTGCTCTTGGGCGGTGCGGTGCTCACCGAGACGACCTTCGAATGGCAGGGCCTCGGCTTCCAGCTGACGAAATACCTCGCCGCGCGCGACTTCGTGGCGGTGCAGGGCATCGTGGCGCTGATCGCGATCCTCGTGGCCCTCACGAACTTCGTCGTCGATGTCATCGCGGCCTTCCTCGACCCGAGGGTGAGGTACTGA